Within Dysosmobacter sp. Marseille-Q4140, the genomic segment CCTTTGCATGGAGATGGCCCGGAAGATGGCCTCCGACGGCGAGGGCGCCACGCATCTGATCACCTGCACCGTCACCGGCGCCGCCAGTGAGCAGTCCGCGGAGACCATCGCCAAGTCCGTCATCGGCTCCGCCCTGACCAAGGCCGCCATCTTCGGCGCCGACGCCAACTGGGGCCGGGTCCTGTGCGCCATGGGCTACTCCGGAGAGGACTTCGACCCGGACAAGGTGGACATCTCCTTTGTCAGCGATGCGGGCTCTGTCCAGGTGTGCGCCAAGGGCCGGGGCCTGGACTTCGACGAGACCAAAGCCAAGAAGGTCCTGACGGAGCACGATGTCACCATCGCCATCACCATGGGGGAGGGCGCGGCCAGCTGCACCTGCTGGGGCTGCGACCTGACCTATGAGTATGTGAAGATCAACGGCGATTACCGGACCTGATGGCCCAAAAGCCGTCGCCCTGAGCGCTGCGGGGGCGGGATCTGCCGCCCCTCCCAAACGCCTTCCCCCTGGGGGGAAGGCGGCTGGCCGGAGGCCGGACGGATGAGGGGCCTGCAAGAACCCGGCCTTTCGTCAGCGCACCCGTAGGGGCGGATCCTGCATCCGCCTGTTCTCGCCCTGTCAGATGTCCTCACGGGATCGACCTTTGCCCGGAGGCCCGGGCGGGTACCGGGAGGTTCCCGGGAACTGCACTCCCCGCCGTAAAACGGCGGGACCCATTCGCCCCTGTGGGCAAACCTGAATAGAAATGAGTTGATCCCATGTCCTCTCACGCACAGCAGGCGCGGACCCTGGTGGAAGCCCTGCCCTATATCCAGAAATTCACCGGCAAGACCATCGTGGTCAAATACGGCGGCAACGCCATGGTCTCCGACAAGCTGCGCCAGGCCGTCATGAGCGACATCATCCTGCTGAGCCTGGTGGGCATCCGGGTGGTGGTGGTCCACGGCGGCGGGCCGGAGATCAGCGATATGCTGAAGAAGATCGGCCACCAGAGCCGCTTTGTGGACGGACTGCGCTATACCGACGAGACCACCATGGACATCGTCCAGTCGGTGCTGTGCGGCAAGGTCAACAAGAACCTGGTGGCTCAGCTCAACCGGCTGGGCGGCCGGGCCATCGGCCTTTGCGGCATGGACGGCCAGCTGTTCCAGGCGGAGCGGCTGGATGAGAAGTACGGCCTGGTGGGCCGCATCACCGGCGTCAACGCAGACCCGGTGGAAAACGCCCTGACAAACGGATACATCCCGGTGGTGTCCACCGTGGCCCAGGGCATGGATGCCGACACCGCCTACAACATCAACGCCGACACCGCCGCCGCCAAGCTGGCCGCCGCCATGGGCGCGGAAAAGCTCATTTTGCTGACCGATGTCCGCGGCCTTCTCCGGGATCCCCACGACGAGGACACCCTCATCCACGTGGTCCACACCTACGAGGTGCCGGAGCTGGTGGCCCAGGGCGTCATCTCCGGCGGCATGATCCCCAAGATGGACTGCTGCGTGGATGCCATCGCCGGCGGCGTGGAGCGGGTCCACATCCTGGACGGCCGTATCCCTCACTCCATTTTGATCGAGCTGCTGTCCGACCAGGGCATCGGCACCATGCTGAAAAAGGAGGACTGAACCTATGAACAGCCAGGAGATCAAGGCCCTGACGGGCCAGTACATCCTCAACACCTACGGCCGCTTCCCGGTGGCCCTGGACCACGGACAGGGCGCCACGCTCTATGATCCCGAGGGGAAGGCCTACATCGACTTTGCCAGCGGCATCGGCGTGGCCAGCCTGGGCTACGGCGACGGCGACTGGGTCAAGGCCATCACGGATCAGGCCGGGAAGCTGGGTCACAGCTCCAACCTCTTCTACACGGAGCCCCCCGCCAAACTGGCCCAGCTCCTCTGCCAGCGCACCGGCATGGCCGGCGTGTTCTTCGCCAACGGCGGCGGCGAGGCCAACGAGGGCATGATCAAGCTGGCCCGGAAGTACAGCTTTGACAAGTACGGCAAGGGCCGCGCCACCATCATCACCCTCAACAACTCCTTCCACGGCCGCACCATCACCACCCTGACCGCCACCGGCCAGGAGGTGTTCCACAACTACTTCTTCCCCTTCACCGAGGGCTTTCGCTACGCCGACGCCAACGACATGGCCTCCCTGGAGGCCGCCGCCGGGGACGACGTGTGCGCCGTCATGGTGGAGCTGGTCCAGGGTGAGGGCGGCGTGCTGCCCCTGGACAGGGATTACGTCCAGGCCCTCTCCAAGCTCTGCGCGGAGCGCGACTGGCTGCTGCTGGTGGACGAGGTCCAGACCGGCGTGGGCCGGACCGGCAGGCTGTTTGCCTTCCAGCACTACGGGATCCTGCCCGACGTGGTGTCCTTCGCCAAGGGCATCGCCGGGGGCCTGCCCATGAGCGGTATCATGGCCAATGCCAAGTGCCGGGAGGTGCTGGGCCCGGGCATGCACGCCACCACCTTCGGCGGCAATCCCATCTGTGCCGCCGCCGGTCTGGTGGTCCAGGAGAAGCTGAGCGATGCGTTCCTTGCCCAGGTGGAGCAGAAGGGCGCGTACCTGCGGCAGAAGATCGAGGAGCTGGACCTGCCCTGCTTCGGCGCCACCCGGGGCTTAGGCCTCATGATCGGCATTGCCGTGCAGGACGGCTGGACCAACAAGGACATCGCCGGCAAGCTGATCGAAAACGGCCTGCTGGTCCTGACTGCCGGCCCCGGCATGCGGCTGCTGCCGCCGCTGGTGATCTCCCAGGCGGAGATGGACCAGGGCCTGACCGTCATGAAGCAGGTCCTGGGCTGAGAAAAAAGAAAGACCTCTGTTCTCTCCGTCCCGCGACGCCCAGGGAGGCACTGCCATTTACAGTGGCAGTAACAGTAGCATTTACATTTACAGTTACAGTTACAGTAACAGTAACGGGAGGATTTTATAAAATTTTCCCGGGAGACTGCGCGGCACCGCGCGGCCAATTCTGAAGAAGCGAGGAGACGCCCATGGAAAACCACACCCATTTTCTCAAACTCCTGGATTTCACTCCCGCCGAGATCCAGCAGTTCCTGGACACCGCCGCCGACCTGAAGGCCAAGAAGAAGGCCGGCATCCCCCACCGCTACCTGGAGGGGAAGAACGTGGCGCTGATCTTTGAAAAGACCTCCACCCGCACCCGCTGCGCCTTTGAGGTGGCCGCCCAGGATCTGGGCATGGGATCCACCTACCTGGGGCCCACCGGCTCCCAGATCGGCGTGAAGGAGTCCATCGCGGACACCGCCCGGGTGCTGGGCCGGATGTACGACGGCATCGAGTACCGGGGCTTCGGCCAGACCATCGTGGAGGAGCTGGCCAAGTACGCCGGCGTGCCCGTGTTCAACGGATTGACCAACGAGTTCCACCCCACCCAGATCCTGGCGGACTTCCTGACCATTCAGGAGCACTTCGGCAAGCTCCGGGGCGTGAAGCTGGTGTACCTGGGCGACGCCCGGTTCAACATGGGCAACAGCCTGATGGTGGGCTGCGCCAAGATGGGCATGCACTTCGTGGCCTGCGCGCCCAAGGCGTATATGCCGGACCAGGCCCTGATCGACACTTGTCAGGCCATCGCCGCCGAGACCGGCGCCGTGCTGGAGTTCATTGAGGACCCCATGGCCGCCACCAAGAACGCCGACGTGCTCTATACCGACGTGTGGGTCTCCATGGGCGAGCCCGTGGAGGTGTGGCAGGAGCGCATTGCGGCTCTCGCCCCCTATCAGGTGACGAAGGCTCTGATGGACAATGGCGGTCCCCAGTGCAAGTTCATGCACTGCCTGCCCGCCTACCACGACCACAAGACCCAGGTGGGCAAGGAGATGGGTGAGAAGTTCGGCCGGGACGCCATGGAGGTCACCGACGAGGTGTTCGAGTCCGATGCCTCCATCGTCTTTGACGAGGCGGAGAACCGCATGCACACCATCAAGGCCGTCATGTATGAGCTGATGAAGTAACCTTTTATGCGCCAAAACAGTGCCCCGGAGCGACTGCTCCGGGGCGCTGTTTCTTTTGCAGAACAGACGGGATGTTACGCCTGCGGGAAGCTGCCGGGCTGCCAGCCGTCCCACGCCTGGTCCAGAAACGGCTTGGAAAGAAGCGTGCCGCCGCGGTTTTGAAACGTCCCCACAACATACCAGAAGGTGTCTCCCCGGTCATCCCGGACCCGGAGAGCGGATACCAGGGTCTCCTCCGGCGCCAGATCGAAGGAAGCCCGGTAGTCGGGATCGTTGAAGCACTCCGCCGACTGCGCCTGCGTCAGGTCATCCAGCACCTCCTCCATGGGGAGCACCAGCTCCGGTGCGGTACGCTCATTTCGGTAGAAGCAAAGGTCCAGTGCGGTGGGGGCGTGGAAGGCGTAGGTGATGGGATAGTCGTAGAAAGTGTTGTCGGGATACCGGATGTCCAGGCGCAGACCTTTCAGGTCCAGGTGGAGGGGGTCGGTGCCGGAGTGCCTGACAGCATCCCAATGGCAGTTGATCTCCAGCTGAAAATCCTCCGGCTGGCAGTTAATCAGTTTGGCAAGGGGCTGGCTGGCAGACGCCCCTGCCGTGGTCAGGGCGGCGGAGAGGCGGATCTCCCCATCCATGGGCAGGACCCAGTCCTCCACGGAACAGGCCCCCTCCTGCCGGAGGGCGTCCGCCTGGAACTGC encodes:
- the argB gene encoding acetylglutamate kinase — translated: MSSHAQQARTLVEALPYIQKFTGKTIVVKYGGNAMVSDKLRQAVMSDIILLSLVGIRVVVVHGGGPEISDMLKKIGHQSRFVDGLRYTDETTMDIVQSVLCGKVNKNLVAQLNRLGGRAIGLCGMDGQLFQAERLDEKYGLVGRITGVNADPVENALTNGYIPVVSTVAQGMDADTAYNINADTAAAKLAAAMGAEKLILLTDVRGLLRDPHDEDTLIHVVHTYEVPELVAQGVISGGMIPKMDCCVDAIAGGVERVHILDGRIPHSILIELLSDQGIGTMLKKED
- a CDS encoding aspartate aminotransferase family protein; translated protein: MNSQEIKALTGQYILNTYGRFPVALDHGQGATLYDPEGKAYIDFASGIGVASLGYGDGDWVKAITDQAGKLGHSSNLFYTEPPAKLAQLLCQRTGMAGVFFANGGGEANEGMIKLARKYSFDKYGKGRATIITLNNSFHGRTITTLTATGQEVFHNYFFPFTEGFRYADANDMASLEAAAGDDVCAVMVELVQGEGGVLPLDRDYVQALSKLCAERDWLLLVDEVQTGVGRTGRLFAFQHYGILPDVVSFAKGIAGGLPMSGIMANAKCREVLGPGMHATTFGGNPICAAAGLVVQEKLSDAFLAQVEQKGAYLRQKIEELDLPCFGATRGLGLMIGIAVQDGWTNKDIAGKLIENGLLVLTAGPGMRLLPPLVISQAEMDQGLTVMKQVLG
- the argF gene encoding ornithine carbamoyltransferase, producing the protein MENHTHFLKLLDFTPAEIQQFLDTAADLKAKKKAGIPHRYLEGKNVALIFEKTSTRTRCAFEVAAQDLGMGSTYLGPTGSQIGVKESIADTARVLGRMYDGIEYRGFGQTIVEELAKYAGVPVFNGLTNEFHPTQILADFLTIQEHFGKLRGVKLVYLGDARFNMGNSLMVGCAKMGMHFVACAPKAYMPDQALIDTCQAIAAETGAVLEFIEDPMAATKNADVLYTDVWVSMGEPVEVWQERIAALAPYQVTKALMDNGGPQCKFMHCLPAYHDHKTQVGKEMGEKFGRDAMEVTDEVFESDASIVFDEAENRMHTIKAVMYELMK